The genomic region AACACGCGCTGAAGTGAAAACTATGCCGTCAGCTTTGCGCGGCCCTTCTTGCGGCGCGCGGAAACGATGGCGCGGCCGGCGCGGGTCTGCATGCGGGCACGGAAGCCGTGCTTGCGAGCGCGACGACGGTTGTTCGGCTGGAAAGTCCGCTTGGACACGGTGGACTCCTTGTGGGGTCGTGAACGGCCGGCGGCTCGTGAAAGCCTCCCGGGGCAGTGGCCGT from Corynebacterium fournieri harbors:
- the rpmH gene encoding 50S ribosomal protein L34, encoding MSKRTFQPNNRRRARKHGFRARMQTRAGRAIVSARRKKGRAKLTA